A region of the [Limnothrix rosea] IAM M-220 genome:
TTTAGCGGCTGGTGAATCAATTCCGGTTGCTTTCCAAGCACCGAGTATTAGCGGCTAATATCTATCTATTTTTCTCTCGTTGACAATCTCACAATTGAAAATCCCTATGGCACGGTAGGGATTTTTTTTTCCTTTGATCGCTGTGATTTGGTGACGCAGAGATGTGCTGCAAAATAATTAGGAGAATCTAAATATGTGTTATGGGAAATTATGGAGGGGGTTTTGTGCTGGTTTTGTGGCGATCGCCCTGATTTTGATCAAACCTGATATCGTTTTAGCGGCGGTTAATCCACCAGAGTTTGGCTATGCGGTGCAGGCGATTGAGGAGTTGGATGCCATGCGTTCGGGTTTGGCTAGTACCCTTGAACCGGGTAGCGACATTACGCCAGAAACGATGCGAGAGGTCTGTAAACCTGTGGGAATGCAGGCAAAAAAACTCGGTGTGGATAATGGTTGGCAAGTAAAGCAAGTTGCTAAAAAATATCGTAATTTAGACCATGCTCCTCAAACTTTGCGAGAGACGATGGCGATCGCCAAATTTGAACAAGACCCCGAACTTTTAAGTTTCAGCCAAACCGCTCAGGATGGCTTACATTACTACCGACGCATTAATGTTGAAAGTAGCTGT
Encoded here:
- a CDS encoding DUF3365 domain-containing protein; protein product: MCYGKLWRGFCAGFVAIALILIKPDIVLAAVNPPEFGYAVQAIEELDAMRSGLASTLEPGSDITPETMREVCKPVGMQAKKLGVDNGWQVKQVAKKYRNLDHAPQTLRETMAIAKFEQDPELLSFSQTAQDGLHYYRRINVESSCLACHGAKNDRPNFIKAKYLDDLAYDFKVGDLRGMYSVLMPTLESISSEL